A region from the Buchnera aphidicola (Pemphigus populi) genome encodes:
- the fabD gene encoding ACP S-malonyltransferase yields MNLFSMIFPGQGIQKKGMLTAELVNHPIIVKTFNESSCALGYDVLKLIKNDTKKKLNKSEFAQPAILTVSVAIYRLWIYKQGPLPFMMAGHSLGEYSALVCSNVIQLYDAVKLVQFRGKLMQRLVHHIPVAMLAIIGLNKEQIINICKIHKKNSIVDLSNFNSLDHIVISGHKEAVERTGTYCKKAGAKYVLPLAISTAAHCSLMHPAKKKLMNALKNIQFNTPICPIVNNADVKCEFSKRNICNALTKQLTKPVRWHESIEYMVKKGVSLILEVGPTSILTNINKRNIFLESISLHNKKNFLKALKLIKTKNMKIKKKLQ; encoded by the coding sequence ATGAATTTATTTTCCATGATTTTTCCAGGGCAGGGTATACAAAAAAAAGGAATGCTAACTGCTGAATTAGTCAATCATCCTATTATAGTAAAAACATTCAATGAATCATCATGTGCTCTGGGTTATGATGTATTAAAATTAATAAAAAATGATACAAAAAAAAAATTAAATAAAAGTGAATTTGCTCAACCAGCAATTTTAACAGTATCTGTTGCTATTTACCGTTTATGGATTTATAAACAAGGTCCTTTACCTTTTATGATGGCAGGACATTCTCTTGGAGAATATTCTGCTTTAGTATGTTCTAACGTTATACAACTTTATGATGCAGTAAAATTAGTCCAATTTCGTGGTAAATTAATGCAAAGGTTAGTACATCATATACCTGTTGCTATGTTGGCAATTATTGGATTAAATAAAGAGCAAATTATTAATATTTGTAAAATACACAAAAAAAATTCAATTGTGGATTTATCAAATTTTAATTCATTAGATCATATAGTTATTTCTGGACATAAAGAAGCAGTAGAACGAACTGGTACATATTGTAAAAAAGCCGGTGCTAAGTATGTATTACCACTTGCTATCAGTACTGCTGCTCATTGTAGTTTAATGCACCCAGCTAAAAAAAAGCTCATGAATGCTCTAAAAAATATTCAATTTAATACACCAATATGTCCTATTGTTAACAATGCTGATGTAAAATGTGAATTTTCCAAAAGAAATATCTGCAATGCATTAACTAAACAACTTACTAAACCAGTAAGATGGCATGAAAGTATAGAATATATGGTTAAAAAAGGCGTATCATTAATTTTAGAAGTAGGACCTACTTCTATTCTAACGAATATTAACAAAAGAAACATTTTTTTAGAATCGATATCATTACATAACAAAAAAAATTTTTTAAAAGCCCTGAAATTAATAAAAACAAAAAATATGAAAATAAAAAAAAAACTGCAATAG
- the rpmF gene encoding 50S ribosomal protein L32: protein MAVQKNKPTRSKRGMRRSHDKLNTSNLSIDRLSGEIHLRHHITEKGYYKGKKVLKK from the coding sequence ATGGCTGTACAAAAAAATAAACCTACTCGTTCAAAACGAGGCATGCGCAGATCTCATGATAAACTAAATACATCAAATTTATCCATAGATCGTTTATCTGGAGAAATACACCTTAGACATCATATTACAGAAAAGGGATATTACAAAGGAAAAAAGGTTTTAAAAAAATAA
- the fabG gene encoding 3-oxoacyl-[acyl-carrier-protein] reductase → MNKNKKYENKKKTAIVTGASRGIGLNIAKKLIEKGIRVIGTATNQLGIDKIDDHLQDQGKGVILNIGDFSTIKKTIDEIYKNFGNIDILVNNAGIKNDKLLINMSPKNWNDVLNINLTGIFYLSKSILPKMIKQRKGRIITIGSISGHIGNYGQTNYATTKSGLTGFHKSLALEVASYGITVNMIAPGLIKTDMTKTLNKKKYDKYIARIPMKRFGEVSDISEAVFFLASDKASYITGQTLHINGGMYMS, encoded by the coding sequence ATTAATAAAAACAAAAAATATGAAAATAAAAAAAAAACTGCAATAGTAACCGGAGCATCTCGTGGGATTGGACTTAATATTGCAAAAAAGCTAATAGAAAAAGGAATTAGAGTTATTGGAACTGCTACAAACCAATTAGGTATTGATAAAATCGATGATCATTTACAAGACCAAGGAAAAGGAGTAATTTTAAATATAGGTGATTTTTCTACTATCAAAAAAACAATAGATGAAATCTATAAAAATTTTGGCAATATTGATATTTTAGTAAATAATGCTGGAATCAAAAACGATAAATTATTAATTAATATGAGCCCAAAAAATTGGAATGATGTATTAAATATTAACTTAACAGGAATATTTTATCTATCAAAATCAATTTTACCTAAAATGATAAAACAACGCAAAGGTCGTATCATTACTATTGGCTCAATTTCCGGACATATTGGCAACTACGGACAAACAAATTACGCAACAACTAAATCTGGATTAACAGGATTTCATAAATCTCTAGCATTAGAAGTTGCGTCTTATGGTATTACCGTAAATATGATTGCTCCAGGACTAATTAAAACAGATATGACTAAAACTCTTAATAAAAAAAAATATGATAAATATATTGCAAGAATACCTATGAAACGTTTTGGAGAAGTTAGTGATATATCCGAAGCAGTATTTTTTTTAGCTTCTGATAAAGCATCTTATATAACAGGTCAAACATTACATATCAATGGTGGCATGTACATGAGTTGA
- the acpP gene encoding acyl carrier protein, which produces MNTISIRIKKIISKQLGIKEKDILDHNSFLEDLGADSLDAIELIMKLEEEFNIEISDEASENFNTVKNMIDYINTIIV; this is translated from the coding sequence ATGAACACTATAAGTATACGTATCAAAAAAATTATATCTAAACAATTGGGGATAAAAGAAAAAGATATCCTTGATCATAATTCTTTTTTAGAAGATCTTGGAGCTGATTCACTCGATGCTATTGAGTTAATCATGAAATTAGAAGAAGAATTTAATATTGAAATATCAGATGAAGCCTCTGAAAATTTTAATACGGTAAAAAATATGATTGATTATATCAATACTATAATAGTATAA